In a genomic window of Bombina bombina isolate aBomBom1 chromosome 8, aBomBom1.pri, whole genome shotgun sequence:
- the KIF17 gene encoding kinesin-like protein KIF17: MASESVKVVVRCRPMNDREKEMNCQAVVTIDSSRGQCFIRKPVEDEETPKQFTFDGAYYVNHCTEQIYNEIAYPLVEGVTEGYNGTIFAYGQTGSGKSFSMQGIPDPPTQRGIIPRAFEHIFESIQCAENTKFLVRASYLEIYNEEIRDLLGEDTKQKMELKEHPEKGVYVKALSQHTVHSVTECEKIMETGWRNRSVGYTLMNKDSSRSHSIFIINIEMCTTDENGKDHLRAGKLNLVDLAGSERQSKTGATGDRLKEATKINLSLSALGNVISALVDGKSKHIPYRDSKLTRLLQDSLGGNTKTLMVACLSPADNNYDETLSTLRYANRAKNIKNKPRINEDPKDALLREYQEEIKKLKALLTSQAEDLPAFDRLSIKETQPQVNANEIDAETEKQMIRREYEEKFARLKADYEEEQKSRVRLEEDINNLRNSYDLHLSTLEEDLKKKAVAVIPGSSDPDETPLLQPETTQPQTAVHLRSIKRETNGTDFVPEELGVAEEAATSRTDSPQQVLARLQMLEQQVVGGEQAKNKALKEKQKRRKRYADERKKELLDALQNTDEESSECILLNVYESIQEELQAKNRLLEKMHKKLKAAEIEIADLQSEFEHERNDYLTTIRRQERELILSQQMLDQIQPLIRRDCSYSNLDKIRKEASWDEDSGSWKMPEIVIQKTSLPTAPGLPQTKPKKMSPVENGEYQMEEDRYKLMLSRSDSENIASNYFKSKRASQILSADPMKSIALHNTSQAYGGPINTSPVLTTSISSVSPIQGMDMPLPRPFRLESLELTTPTAKSKRKKNKYPTGVEPF, translated from the exons ATGGCCTCAGAGTCTGTGAAAGTGGTTGTGCGATGCCGGCCCATGAACgacagagagaaagaaatgaaCTGCCAAGCTGTGGTCACAATAGACAGTAGTCGGGGTCAGTGCTTTATCAGAAAGCCAGTGGAAGATGAGGAGACCCCAAAACAGTTCACATTTGATGGCGCATACTACGTGAACCATTGTACAGAGCAGATTTACAATGAGATTGCGTACCCTTTGGTTGAG GGTGTCACAGAAGGATACAATGGTACCATCTTTGCCTATGGGCAGACAGGCAGTGGTAAATCCTTCAGCATGCAGGGaatcccagaccctcctacccaGAGAGGAATCATTCCCAGGGCATTTGAACATATTTTTGAAAGTATACAG TGTGCAGAAAACACCAAGTTTCTCGTCCGAGCTTCATACTTGGAGATCTACAACGAAGAGATTCGAGATCTGCTAGGAGAGGACACAAAGCAAAAAATGGAA CTAAAGGAGCACCCAGAGAAAGGCGTGTATGTGAAAGCTTTGTCACAGCACACCGTGCATAGTGTCACTGAGTGTGAGAAAATAATGGAGACAGGCTGGAGAAACAGATCTGTGGGATATACCTTGATGAACAAAGACTCCTCTCGTTCACACTCCATCTTCATCATCAACATAGAAATGTGTACCACTG ATGAAAATGGGAAAGATCACCTGCGGGCTGGGAAGCTCAACTTGGTTGATCTAGCCGGCAGCGAGAGGCAGTCTAAAACTGGAGCAACAGGAGATCGTCTGAAAgaggccaccaaaataaatctatcccTCTCAGCACTGGGTAATGTTATTTCTGCTCTAGTGGATGGAAAATCCAAACACATCCCTTACAGAGACTCCAAGCTGACCCGTCTTCTCCAAGACTCACTTGGAGGGAACACCAAAACTCTCATGGTGGCATGCCTATCCCCTGCTGACAACAACTATGACGAGACCCTCAGCACCCTGCGATATGCTAACCGAGCCAAGAACATCAAGAACAAACCACGTATCAATGAGGATCCAAAGGATGCCCTCCTGAGGGAGTACCAGGAGGAGATTAAGAAGCTGAAGGCCCTGCTGACTTCACAAGCTGAAGACCTGCCAG CATTTGATAGATTGTCAATAAAAGAAACACAGCCCCAAGTAAATGCCAATGAAATTGATGCAGAGACTGAAAAACAAATGATCAGGCGG GAATATGAGGAGAAGTTTGCCCGACTGAAGGCAGACTATGAGGAAGAACAGAAATCTCGGGTCCGATTGGAGGAGGATATAAACAATTTACGTAACTCTTATGACCTCCATCTGAGTACTCTGGAAGAGGATCTTAAGAAAAAAGCAG TTGCTGTCATTCCAGGTTCATCAGATCCAGATGAAACGCCATTACTCCAG CCAGAAACTACACAACCACAGACAGCAGTGCATTTGCGAAGTATAAAACGGGAGACTAATGGGACTGATTTTGTTCCTGAAGAACTGGGTGTTGCTGAGGAGGCTGCTACCTCAAGGACTGACAGCCCCCAGCAAGTCCTTGCCAG GCTGCAGATGCTTGAGCAGCAGGTAGTCGGTGGAGAACAAGCTAAGAACAAAGCCCTGAAAGAGAAGCAAAAACGCAGGAAACGGTACGCAGATGAGAGAAAGAAGGAGCTGCTGGATGCTCTCCAGAATACGGATGAAGAAAGCAGTGAGTGCATCCTCTTAAATGTCTATGAGTCCATTCAGGAGGAGCTACAGGCTAAGAACCGTCTCCTGGAGAAGATGCACAAAAAG CTGAAAGCTGCTGAGATTGAAATTGCTGATCTGCAGTCTGAATTTGAACATGAAAGGAACGATTACTTGACCACCATCCGCCGGCAGGAAAGAGAACTAATCTTGTCCCAGCAGATGCTCGATCAGATCCAACCACTCATACGACGGGATTGCAGCTACAGTAACCTGGACAAAATCCGAAAAGAGGCTTCATGGGATGAAGATAGTGGAAGCTGGAAGATGCCAGAGATTGTCATTCAGAAAACCAGTCTCCCCACGG CTCCGGGTCTGCCACAGACTAAGCCAAAGAAGATGTCTCCTGTAGAAAATGGAGAGTACCAGATG GAAGAGGATCGTTACAAATTAATGCTCAGCCGAAGTGACAGTGAAAACATAGCCAGCAATTACTTTAAATCAAAGCGAGCCAGCCAGATCTTGAGTGCTGATCCCATGAAAAGTATTG CTTTGCATAACACTTCCCAGGCATATGGTGGCCCTATCAACACATCTCCAGTCTTGACTACAAGCATAAGCTCTGTTTCACCTATTCAAGGGATGGACATGCCCCTACCTCGGCCTTTTCGCCTTGAGTCACTAGAACTCACCACTCCTACAGCCAAAAGCAAACGCAAGAAGAACAAGTACCCAACTGGCGTTGAGCCATTTTGA